The Gossypium raimondii isolate GPD5lz chromosome 2, ASM2569854v1, whole genome shotgun sequence genome segment attatagtttgatattcgaattattcaaattattcgagttattcgaattcgaaaactcaaatcgattcgaactcgaaatttgaaaaaaaaatttgagttgattcgaataattcgattcgtttaactcgaaatttgaattttttttcaattttttcgaatcgaatcgagttttgctcacccctacttacTCCTACTTTCAATGAATTATAGACGACATCTAAAGGATTCTATAGGAAGCTACGGAACCTAAATCTTCcttctaaaatcaaaattacaatatgGCGAATATCGAAAAATTTTATCCCTACTTTATCTAATATGTATTACAAGCGACTAGTGGCGCATGCGATATGCCCAATATGCGGGGGAGGGGTTGAAATGACGGACCATGTTTTTCGAAGTTGCCCTGCTTCAAAGGATGTTTGGAAATTAGTAGGGTACTCGTGGATAATGTCAAATACAACTCAGGAAACGTTTGAATGGCTTACCTGGGTATTCAGTGTAAGTTCTGTTCTTCAACGGAGGGTTTTTTGTTGTGCCCTTTGGGCCTTGTGGATTGAAAGGAATAAGCGTGTGCATGAGAACTCCGCAAAATCGGGCAGAGAGGTAGCCAATTTCATTCAAAGTTACATTAAAGAACTAGAAGGTATCGAAGAACGAGGGCTTACCAGGGGAGTTATTAGCGCTAAACTGGAACCTCCTTCGGGGGtttgtattaaaataaacttcGATGCGGATTTTGATTGGGCACATTCTAGGTCGAGGTCGGGGATAGTGGCCAAAAACGCCCTGGGGAAGGTGGTTGCCTCTAGATCGGTCATACATGCAAATGTTGGGGCGGCTTTTGCAGCGGAAGCTCTTGCCCGTTTATGGGCAGTACAAACGGGGTTAGATTTGGGTTTCACAGATATGATTATAGAAGGAGACTCTTTATCAGTTATAAAGAAATCCAAGTCAGATTCACAAGACAAATCAGAAATAAGTACTTATACCCGGAATATAAAACGAAATATCAACAGTTTTCGGTCTCTACGAATCAAACATGCAAGACGCTCGGCTAATCAACTTGCTCATGTAATAGCTACTGAAAGTTTGAGAAATGGTGAAGAGTTTTACCTGGAAGAGAAGGTCCCGAGATTCGTTGTGAGGATAATGGAAGAAGAATGGATTAGAGCCCGATTAAGGAGGAAGATGGTAAAAGCTCTTCGATCCCTGGGATAAAGAAAGCTTAGAAATGtgtttttgagagaaaagatcgttggttttgaattgaaagatGAGGGGATGGGACGGGTACACACTTCTCGAGAGGATAGGCTGGCTTAGTTTTCTTTTGCTGTTttagatttttgggttttgttttttcttttgggcCCGGTTTTGGACTTCTGGTTTGTTTTGACGTTTGGTTTTAATCTGAGTAATAAAAGCCTAGTCCTTTTCTTCAAAacaaaagtacaattttatcatatGAATCAAGGGGTGATCAGAGCCTCTACCTACGCTCGGATCTACCCCTACTAGaatcaaatagtataaattgCTTTATAACCAGTACTACAAGGTAAGGCAAAcccaaacaaatatatatatcaaagcCCAAGGCTTTGACCCGCATAGTCACTTAAAAACTTTAGTGAGTTAAACACTaccgccgccgccgccgccgccgccgccgccgccgtGGAGGAAGAGGGGAGAGAGGACCAAGGTCTGGTAAAATGGCCGTTGTAATTGGCCGAAGAAAGGCGCCTCCAAATGAGGCCAATGATCGGAGCTCACAGAAAACATCGGAATAATTACAACATCGATATGATCTTTAAGTAGCAGAGGAGCAAAGGTTAAGTTACACTCTCGACGAACCAGCCATGAGAGCCACCAGACAATGCTTAATGTAATTGCACCCTTCGCAGTGGAACACCATCATCGGTGGATATCCAAAGAGcttattaagaaattaaatctaTGATGTCAATTCGTATAGAAATATAATCGTGCATGCCAACGTTCCATGATACTGCAAATACAGATGTAAGTAACGTCTCAATGTCTACcttatttcataacaattaataaataagcCTCCGAGCCAATCGGCTAAAAGCAATTACTCCTagtatttcatcatcatcagtGTTTGAATCC includes the following:
- the LOC105789718 gene encoding putative ribonuclease H protein At1g65750, yielding MYYKRLVAHAICPICGGGVEMTDHVFRSCPASKDVWKLVGYSWIMSNTTQETFEWLTWVFSVSSVLQRRVFCCALWALWIERNKRVHENSAKSGREVANFIQSYIKELEGIEERGLTRGVISAKLEPPSGVCIKINFDADFDWAHSRSRSGIVAKNALGKVVASRSVIHANVGAAFAAEALARLWAVQTGLDLGFTDMIIEGDSLSVIKKSKSDSQDKSEISTYTRNIKRNINSFRSLRIKHARRSANQLAHVIATESLRNGEEFYLEEKVPRFVVRIMEEEWIRARLRRKMVKALRSLG